The Candidatus Deferrimicrobiaceae bacterium genomic sequence TGCACCGACGCCAGCTGCGTCTCGGGCACCGCCGCCTCGATGCGGTAGCTTCGCGGATCCTCGATCACCACGAGCGGCACGCCCGGCATCGCCATACTCCCGACCTCGGCCTTCTTCTCGACCACGATCCCCGCGAACGGCGCCACGACCCGCGACCACGCCAGCTGCGCCTCGACCGAACGCACCTGCCCCTGCGCCTGGACGATCTTCGCGGCGACCTGGGCGCGCTTCTCGATCGATCGCTCGTGCTCCTTGACCGCCAGCGTGCGACGCGTGCCGACCTCGTCGAACTCCTGCGGCGTGATCACGCGATCGTCGTGCAGCTTCGAATAACGGGCATACGTCGTCTCGGCCAGCGCGCGCCCGGCCTCGGCCTGCGCGATCGCCCGCTCGACCTCTTCCTTCGCCGCCTTCGCCTCGACCACCGCCCCCTGCGCGGAGGCGAGCTGCGCCCGGAGCGGCGCGTCATCGAGCGTGGCGATCGTCGCGCCCTTGCCCAGCCGCATCCCCTCGGACACCGGCATCGACAGGATGCGCCCCATCGCCTGCGGCGCGACCACCGCGACGGTCTTCGCGCGGACCGTGCCGACGAGGTCGACGAACGTGTCGCGCGACTCGGCCGCGACGACGATCATCTCGACGCCCTCGACCGGAGGACGCGCCGCGGGCGTCCCGCCCGTCTTGTCTTTCCCGCCGCACGCGACGATCAGCGACAACACCGCCGCGAGAAGCGCCCCCCTGCCGGCCCACCGGAACCGCATCATCATTTCCTCTCCCCCTGCCCTTCGGGCCGAATGCCCTGCGTCGCCCACGGCAGCAGCGTCCCGGTCGCGTACTCGAGATCGGCCTGCGCCTGCCGCAGGTCGTTGCCCGCCCGCACCTGCCCGGCCCGCGCGCCGTCGAGCGCGGACTGCGCGTCGAGCAGGTCGATCATCTTCCCCAGCTGGTTCTCGTAGCGGGACCGGATCAGCCGAACCCCCTCCTCGGCCGCCGTTACCGCCTCGCGAGCGATCGCCACCCGGGACTCGGCGTCGGATACCGACAGGAATGCCGCCGAGACTTCGTATGCCGCCTGGTCGCCCGCCCCCCGGAGCTGCTCCTGCGCCTTGCGGCTCTCGAGGCGCGCGCGAGCGGTGGACGATTCCTTGCGCAGACCGTCGAACAGGTTCCAGTTGAGGCCGACGCCCACATTCCACGATCGGTTATCGGGATTGAACGGGCTTCCCCCGTCGAGCTGGTACCCTGCCTGGAATCCCACCGTGGGCAGCGACTCGGCGCGCTGGAGATCGATGTTCGCCGAGGCGTTCTTCACGCGCTCGGCGATGGCGGACAGGTCCGCACGCGCATCCCGAGCCGCGGCGATCCGCGTCTCGACCGAGCCGGCCGGCGGCATCGGCGGCATCACGCCCTGGGCGTCGATCGACGTCCCGCCGCGTTCGCCCATCGACAGCGCGAGCGCCTGGCGGGCCAGCGCGAGCCGATTCATTGACGTGACCGAGACGCTCTCGGCCTCGGCCATCGCCACACGCGCCCGAAGCACGTCGGACGCGAGCCCGACGCCTGCCTTCTCGATCTTGCCCGCGAGCGCATGGTGCTCCCGTGCTGCGGCAAGCGACGCGTCGGCGACCGACGCATATTCCCGGGCAGTCTGGACCCCGAGCCAGGCCAGGACGACACGCCGCACCGTTTCCTCGCGCGTCCGGGCGGCATCCATCCCGCGCGCGCCCGCCTCGCGCTGCGCCATGCGGTATCCGAGAAACGCCTTGGGGGCGAAGAGCGGCTGCCGGAGCGAGAGGGAAGTCGTGAAATCGCTCAAGGGGGCCGGATCGTTGAAACGCGCGACGGGGTCGGCGAAGTCGCCGGCCGTCAGCCGCTGGCGGTTCATCTTGAGGCCGAACACC encodes the following:
- a CDS encoding TolC family protein, with product MARPNRIRCFGVVAVLAAAALLSATPAFASDNTTSEPVDFSEAVRRAFLHNAAVSVAGFDLEAAKRDVEIARSFNLPGLSFEEKFVRSSAPAEVFGLKMNRQRLTAGDFADPVARFNDPAPLSDFTTSLSLRQPLFAPKAFLGYRMAQREAGARGMDAARTREETVRRVVLAWLGVQTAREYASVADASLAAAREHHALAGKIEKAGVGLASDVLRARVAMAEAESVSVTSMNRLALARQALALSMGERGGTSIDAQGVMPPMPPAGSVETRIAAARDARADLSAIAERVKNASANIDLQRAESLPTVGFQAGYQLDGGSPFNPDNRSWNVGVGLNWNLFDGLRKESSTARARLESRKAQEQLRGAGDQAAYEVSAAFLSVSDAESRVAIAREAVTAAEEGVRLIRSRYENQLGKMIDLLDAQSALDGARAGQVRAGNDLRQAQADLEYATGTLLPWATQGIRPEGQGERK
- a CDS encoding efflux RND transporter periplasmic adaptor subunit; the protein is MMMRFRWAGRGALLAAVLSLIVACGGKDKTGGTPAARPPVEGVEMIVVAAESRDTFVDLVGTVRAKTVAVVAPQAMGRILSMPVSEGMRLGKGATIATLDDAPLRAQLASAQGAVVEAKAAKEEVERAIAQAEAGRALAETTYARYSKLHDDRVITPQEFDEVGTRRTLAVKEHERSIEKRAQVAAKIVQAQGQVRSVEAQLAWSRVVAPFAGIVVEKKAEVGSMAMPGVPLVVIEDPRSYRIEAAVPETQLASVHPGTRVSVTLDSAPGKTYPATVSEIVPSVDPGSRTFTVKAALNAPDLRSGLFGRVRVPMGKASVLSVPRSAVVSRGGFDALFVVTPDNVARLSMVKAGATDGGRVEILSGVDAGARVAVSKVDRLSDGVPVRVSR